In Anabaena sphaerica FACHB-251, a genomic segment contains:
- a CDS encoding DUF433 domain-containing protein, producing MLAQLDRITVNPNVCLGQPTIRGMRITVGFVLKLLASNLSVQEVLAAYPELEDEDIRQALNYAAWTVSDKIVGIPSA from the coding sequence GTGCTGGCTCAATTAGATCGCATTACTGTTAATCCTAACGTTTGCCTCGGACAACCAACAATTCGGGGAATGCGTATTACTGTGGGCTTTGTCCTGAAATTGCTGGCTAGTAACCTTTCGGTTCAGGAAGTTTTAGCAGCTTATCCAGAATTAGAGGATGAAGATATCCGACAGGCTTTAAACTACGCTGCTTGGACTGTTTCAGATAAAATTGTAGGTATTCCTTCAGCATGA
- a CDS encoding B12-binding domain-containing radical SAM protein — protein sequence MRVLLVYPIFPKTFWSYEKILALVDRKVLLPPLGLVTVAAILPQEWEFKLVDRNIRAATEEEWAWADIVIFSAMIVQKQDLLDQIREAKRRGKLVALGGPYPTSTPHEVEAAGADYLILDEGEITLPMFVEAVQRGEKSGVFRATEKPDVTSTPIPRFDLLEFNAYDMMSVQFSRGCPFQCEFCDIIVLYGRKPRTKTPAQLLAELDYLYELGWRRGVFMVDDNFIGNKRNVKLLLKELKVWMAEHQYPFNFDTEASIDLAQDQEMMELMVDCGFKAVFLGIETPDEDSLQLTKKFQNTRSSLTESVETIIKAGLRPMAGFIIGFDGEKAGAGDRIVRFAEQAAIPSTTFAMLQALPNTALWHRLKKEGRLRENKDGNINQTTLMNFIPTRPLEELAREYVEAFCALYDPVAYLDRTYRCFLMLGSPQWTAPAKTPERIVIKALLIVIWRQGFKRETRWKFWHHFFSILKHNPKVIEQYVSTCAHIEHFMEYRQIVRDEIESQLAAYLAQGAEKPYVPEKEKVVA from the coding sequence ATGCGTGTCTTGCTAGTTTATCCAATATTTCCCAAAACCTTCTGGTCCTATGAAAAAATCCTAGCACTCGTAGATAGAAAGGTTCTATTACCACCATTGGGTTTAGTCACAGTTGCAGCAATCTTACCCCAAGAATGGGAATTTAAACTGGTAGATCGTAACATCCGCGCTGCCACAGAAGAAGAATGGGCATGGGCAGATATAGTCATATTCTCGGCTATGATTGTCCAAAAACAAGATTTACTAGATCAAATTCGGGAAGCGAAAAGACGTGGTAAGTTAGTAGCTTTGGGTGGTCCATACCCCACATCTACACCCCATGAAGTGGAAGCAGCAGGTGCAGATTACCTGATTTTAGATGAAGGGGAAATCACCTTACCCATGTTTGTGGAAGCTGTACAACGGGGTGAAAAATCTGGAGTTTTCCGCGCTACAGAAAAACCTGATGTTACCAGTACACCCATTCCCCGCTTTGATTTATTAGAATTTAATGCCTATGATATGATGTCTGTGCAGTTTTCGCGGGGTTGTCCTTTCCAATGCGAATTTTGCGACATCATTGTATTATATGGACGCAAACCCAGAACTAAAACACCTGCACAACTGTTAGCAGAATTAGATTATCTCTATGAGTTGGGTTGGAGACGTGGTGTGTTCATGGTTGATGATAACTTTATTGGCAACAAACGCAATGTGAAATTGTTGCTAAAAGAGTTAAAAGTCTGGATGGCAGAACATCAATATCCCTTCAATTTTGACACAGAAGCTTCTATTGATTTAGCACAAGATCAAGAGATGATGGAGTTGATGGTTGATTGCGGATTTAAAGCGGTATTTTTGGGTATTGAAACACCAGATGAAGATAGTTTACAACTAACTAAGAAATTCCAAAATACTCGCAGTTCTTTAACTGAATCTGTAGAAACGATCATTAAAGCTGGACTGCGGCCAATGGCTGGGTTTATTATTGGTTTTGATGGTGAAAAAGCCGGTGCTGGCGATCGCATTGTTAGATTTGCCGAACAAGCTGCTATTCCTTCCACTACCTTTGCTATGTTACAGGCGTTACCCAATACAGCCCTATGGCATCGCTTGAAAAAAGAAGGAAGACTGCGGGAAAACAAAGACGGGAACATCAATCAAACTACATTGATGAATTTTATTCCTACCCGTCCGCTGGAAGAATTAGCTAGGGAATATGTGGAAGCTTTCTGTGCTTTATATGATCCAGTAGCATATTTAGACCGCACCTATCGCTGTTTCTTGATGTTAGGTTCTCCCCAATGGACAGCACCAGCGAAAACACCAGAACGGATAGTTATCAAAGCCTTGTTAATAGTGATTTGGCGACAAGGTTTTAAAAGAGAAACCCGTTGGAAATTCTGGCATCACTTCTTTAGCATTCTCAAGCATAATCCTAAAGTGATTGAACAATACGTTTCTACCTGCGCTCACATCGAGCATTTTATGGAATATCGGCAAATTGTCCGTGATGAAATCGAAAGCCAATTAGCCGCTTATTTAGCCCAAGGTGCAGAAAAACCTTATGTTCCAGAGAAGGAAAAAGTAGTAGCTTAG
- the glp gene encoding gephyrin-like molybdotransferase Glp, which produces MLSVRDAEATILNSIQPLDNQQDIEFVDLLMANNRILATPVTSSLDFPHWDNSAMDGYAVRYADVQQARADKPTVLEVVEEIPAGYQPQVTIKPGQAARIFTGAMMPAGADTVVMQEKTHRQENRVFVFLAPQPQEFVRHKGNFYQAGQELLPAGIPLTAAEIAVLAAAQREQVSVFRRPRVAILSSGNELVMPEQVLKPGQIVDSNQYALATLVRELGAEVLLLGIIKDDPTTLKEIIDYAIANADIVISTGGVSVGDYDYIDKILASLGGKIHFRSVQMRPGKPLTFATFPNSLYFGLPGNPVSALVTCWRFVQPAIKKIAGLSQGWESTFLKVKSQSELQSNGKMETYIHGKLHLVNGVYQFHKNQGNDSSGNLINLAQTNALAMLPMGKTLVYPGEEVFVLQI; this is translated from the coding sequence TAATCGCATTTTAGCAACCCCCGTTACCAGTTCCCTAGATTTTCCCCATTGGGATAATTCAGCAATGGATGGTTATGCTGTGCGTTATGCAGATGTGCAGCAAGCAAGGGCTGACAAACCAACTGTTTTGGAAGTTGTGGAAGAAATTCCCGCTGGATATCAACCCCAAGTGACTATTAAACCCGGACAAGCAGCACGCATTTTCACCGGTGCGATGATGCCAGCAGGTGCAGATACTGTAGTCATGCAGGAAAAAACTCACCGACAGGAAAACCGCGTTTTTGTCTTTCTTGCACCTCAGCCGCAAGAGTTTGTTAGACACAAGGGAAATTTTTATCAAGCAGGACAGGAACTTTTACCCGCAGGTATTCCTTTAACTGCTGCCGAAATTGCAGTTTTAGCTGCGGCACAACGTGAGCAAGTCAGTGTTTTCCGTCGTCCTCGTGTAGCGATTCTTTCAAGTGGTAATGAGTTGGTGATGCCTGAACAGGTACTAAAACCAGGACAAATTGTAGATTCTAATCAGTATGCTTTGGCTACTTTGGTGCGGGAACTGGGGGCGGAAGTGTTACTGTTAGGAATTATTAAGGATGATCCGACGACTTTAAAAGAAATTATAGATTATGCGATCGCTAACGCTGATATAGTTATTTCTACTGGTGGTGTATCTGTAGGCGATTATGACTACATTGATAAAATCTTAGCATCTCTGGGTGGAAAGATTCACTTTCGCTCTGTACAAATGCGTCCGGGAAAACCTCTGACTTTTGCAACTTTCCCCAATTCACTATACTTTGGTTTACCAGGTAATCCTGTTTCTGCTTTGGTTACTTGCTGGCGGTTTGTACAACCGGCGATTAAAAAAATTGCGGGACTTTCTCAAGGTTGGGAATCGACATTTTTAAAAGTAAAATCGCAATCAGAATTACAATCTAATGGCAAGATGGAAACTTATATTCACGGTAAGTTACATCTGGTAAATGGTGTTTACCAATTCCACAAAAACCAGGGTAATGATAGTTCTGGAAATTTAATTAATTTAGCTCAAACTAATGCTTTGGCGATGTTACCGATGGGTAAAACGTTGGTTTATCCAGGGGAGGAAGTTTTCGTTTTGCAAATATAA
- a CDS encoding DUF5615 family PIN-like protein: protein MNHLRFIADVHISPLTVAALKLKGYDILRCTDLLPNTAADIDILELARVEDRIVITQDLDFSMLIAVGKYNQPSLVTLRLSSAKPDVITQRLLEVLPQLEEELTQGSALTIDDNSVRIRKLPIR from the coding sequence ATGAATCACCTTCGCTTTATTGCTGATGTGCATATTTCCCCTCTAACAGTTGCAGCACTAAAATTGAAGGGTTATGACATTTTGCGTTGTACAGATTTGCTCCCTAACACTGCTGCTGATATAGATATTTTGGAACTTGCAAGAGTTGAAGATCGAATTGTAATTACCCAAGATTTAGATTTTTCGATGTTGATAGCTGTTGGTAAGTATAACCAACCAAGTTTGGTTACATTGCGGTTATCTTCTGCAAAACCTGATGTAATCACACAAAGATTGTTGGAAGTTTTACCTCAGTTAGAGGAAGAACTTACTCAAGGTTCAGCCCTGACAATTGATGATAATTCTGTACGTATTCGTAAGCTTCCAATTCGTTAA